The DNA sequence GCAGTGGCGAACCCCGCGACGCCACCACCGGCCGGGCTGCGCGAGCGCAAGAAGCAGCGGACGCGCAACGCCCTGGTGCGCTCCGCGCTGGAGCTGTTCACCCGTCAGGGATACGAGCGGACGACGGTCGACGAGATCGCCGAGGCGGTCGAGGTCTCCCAGCGCACCTTCTTCCGCTACTTCGCCAACAAGGAGGAGGTCGCCTTCGCCAGCCAGGAGTCGGCCGAGTGCCACTTCTTCGCCGCCCTGTGCGGGCGCCCCGCGGGCGAGGCGCCGATGACCGCGCTGCGCCAGGCGATCCTCGACGCCTGGGGGACCATGGGGGACGCCATCGAGCAGATGGTGCCGCCCCAGCTCCATATGCGGATGTACCGGCTGATCGAGTCGACGCCGAGCCTGCTCGCCGCCCATCTGCGCCGCACCGCCGAACTGGAGGAGCGGCTGGCGCGCGAGATCGCCCGCCGTGAGGGGCTGGACATCGACACCGACCCGCGGCCGCGGGTGGTGGTCGCCATGTTCGGCGGGGTGATCCGGGTGGCCGGGAAGATGTGGGGCGAGGGCGAGGACGACAGCACGGTCACCTTGCGGGACCTCACCGCGTTCCATCTTGATTACGTGGGCCCAGCCCTCGCCGAACAATGGGACAAGTAGCAACAATTCCGGCATAGATCCCAGGAATTCCCACCCTCAAACGTGATATGAATCACGGCATTTGGCACCCGGTGCCGTGCTTCTCCTAGGGTGTTCCGCGGTGACTTCCTTCTCGGAGCTCGGCTCCCCCTCTCCCGGTTCCACCGCCTGGCGCGCCCTGCTCGCGCTGGCGGTGGTTTTCGTACTCCTCGCCACCACCGGCTGGACCGCCATAAGAAGTCACACGGGAGCCGCCGATCCGCTCTCCGCGTCGATCAACGCTTGGCGCCACGGCAGACTCAGCGGCCACGCCCTGCCCGATCCGTACGGCTCGCCGCGCGCGCTCAACCGCTGGTTCGACTCGCTCAGCAAGGCCCAGACGGACCGTCTGGTGCGCCGCTACCCGCTGGTCATCGGCAATCTCAACGGCGCGCCGGTGGCCCTGCGCTACCGCGCCAACCGCGTCGCCCTGACCAAAGCGCGCGCCGAGGAGCGCAAGCGGGTGCACGACCCCCGGCTCACCCCGCTGGGCCGCGCCGACGCGACCCGCCGGATGGACCGCTACGAGGACCTGCTGGGCGCCGGGCGGCAGATCTTCTCCTTCGACCCGTCGGGCGCCGGACGGGCCGCCGAGGTCTTCGGCGACCTCGCCCACGCCACCCGGGTCTCGATCGTGGTCCCGGGCGTGGACACCAACATCCTGACGTTCCAGAAGACCGGGCGCCCGTACACCGCCACGGTCGGCATGGCCCGTGCGCTCTACCAGAACGAGCGGACCGACGCCCCGGACACCAAGACCGCCGTCATCGCCTGGGCCGACTACACCTCCCCGGCCGGGATCGGCATGGACGCGGCCACCGGCAAGCTCGCCGCCCAGGGCGCGGTGCGGCTGCGCGCGCTGGTCGACGCGCTGCCCTCGCTCTCCCGTGTCTCGCTGATGTGCCACAGCTACGGCTCGGTGGTGTGCGGGGTCGCCGCCCGCGACCTGCCGCCCAAGGTCACCGATATCGCGGTGGCCGGCAGCCCCGGTATGCGCGCCGACCACGTCTCCGACCTGGGGACCAGCGCCCGGGTGTGGGCGATG is a window from the Streptomyces luomodiensis genome containing:
- a CDS encoding TetR family transcriptional regulator codes for the protein MTTDEAVANPATPPPAGLRERKKQRTRNALVRSALELFTRQGYERTTVDEIAEAVEVSQRTFFRYFANKEEVAFASQESAECHFFAALCGRPAGEAPMTALRQAILDAWGTMGDAIEQMVPPQLHMRMYRLIESTPSLLAAHLRRTAELEERLAREIARREGLDIDTDPRPRVVVAMFGGVIRVAGKMWGEGEDDSTVTLRDLTAFHLDYVGPALAEQWDK
- a CDS encoding alpha/beta hydrolase, coding for MTSFSELGSPSPGSTAWRALLALAVVFVLLATTGWTAIRSHTGAADPLSASINAWRHGRLSGHALPDPYGSPRALNRWFDSLSKAQTDRLVRRYPLVIGNLNGAPVALRYRANRVALTKARAEERKRVHDPRLTPLGRADATRRMDRYEDLLGAGRQIFSFDPSGAGRAAEVFGDLAHATRVSIVVPGVDTNILTFQKTGRPYTATVGMARALYQNERTDAPDTKTAVIAWADYTSPAGIGMDAATGKLAAQGAVRLRALVDALPSLSRVSLMCHSYGSVVCGVAARDLPPKVTDIAVAGSPGMRADHVSDLGTSARVWAMRDSGDWIEDIPHLEVGGLGHGADPLSSGFGARVLSADGAHGHAGYFEPGTTSLDNFARVGIGAVQSVSCGNGDDCTAGLR